GGAACCAAGAGAAACAGaccgcaccgcaccgagaaagccaccgccatgcgggacccttCGCCGTAGTACCGCTGCAACATCACACTTCACCCGAAGCGCTCGcgggctgcctcgcagtcgccaccatgATAACACAAACGCGCGGGGACCTtgccacatccgccgttggactccacctctcTCGTCGCCTTGAAGAAACACCACGTGCGGGGGCCTTACCACGCCCGCCACATCACTTCATGTCACGGATCCATTTCTTTTATCGCCATCGGgatggtgagcaatgttgccctaCTTCCCAAGGTCTCCATCAAACagccaagccgccgccaccgcacgtTGACTTCGCCTCGTTGCTCCACCCGCGCACACAGCCTTCGCCGCCGTGTCAGCAAGCTAAAGTAGTCGCTTGCGTAGCCTTTTGATGATGTACTGCACCAGAGTAGCCCAGCAAAGCTGAGCAACCCGCtacagtccgctgcaagccaaGTCGTCCCACGATGTTGTTGCTGCAAGCGTAATCCTTCGACGCAGTCCCATGCCACACTTACAGTTGCCAAGCAACACTAGTCGccgcagtccgctgcaagcagccaacccGACAAAAATGTGACAACCCCTGGCCGCCACCACAACTGCAATCGACTCCTCGTGAGTTTAGCAACCCCCATCAAGCTTGCCATCCTGCACCATGCCGCCTTGCCGCGCCGCAAGCCTGTCCCGACGGGACCTCCGCCACCGGCTGCAGCCTCCCATGATCATCGCGTCACCAGCCATGCCATAAGCCGAGTtaggtctctagagacgacacCTCCAACGAGGAGACGATGCCAGTGGTGTCACCGTCGCTCGTCCAGAATTTGGACAGGATTTTCACCTAGAGAATCCCCTGCagcagggatggagctcaagatGAGGCCCCCAACGGGGATAACGACACCATCGCCACCAGCAAGAACGCCGAACAAGGCTTTCGCTCGGAGCATCCCATCCCTACCCACTAGACGTACACAACTCGGCACTCCCTGGACGACAACCATGGAAGCCCTCCAAGGAGCGCTGCCACCGCCGTGCCTCCTCCCATCGCGCGTAAACCATCTTCGGCTGCACATCACTGCATCGATGACGCACACACGGCAACTGCCGTGCGCGGTCGTCACCGCCCTCGCCCCGCCCCTAACGCCGCCACTATGCGACCTCCTCGCACCGTGCAGGCCGCCGCCTCACGGCCTCGTCTCCCCGCCCCACGTTGGCCACCGCTGCGCGGAGCCTCAACCCACGCCTGGCTAAAGTTGCGCCTATCGCCgaaccaccaccgccaccacaccgCCACGCGACCTCACACGCGGACGCCATGGCCGTCGTCGTGCAGCTCCGGGTGCCGTTATCACACGGCCGCCCTGCCCAGCGCCAAGCTGCTGCTTGCCCTGCACAGGGCACCACCGCTCGCATGCACCGAGCCTTCACCGCGCGGTCGCCGATCCGGTCGACACCAGCCATAGCGCGGCCTCCTCGCACCGCTCTAGGTGCAGCTCCCACTCGCACACGCCAGGCCTCCACCGCGGCCGTGGCGCGGCCTCCGTGCGCCGCTCCGAACGCACGGCTGCTCGAAGCCGAGGCTTCCTTCGCCGGCCCAACCGCTTGCTCGCCAAACCCACAGCCGCCGGGTCGCTTCCTCGCTCTGTGGCGCCGCGCCACCATCGCAGCCCCATAGATCCGGTCAACACCGCCGTGCCGGCGTGACCTTGCCGCCCTACTCGCACCATGGCCGCGTCGCGGTGTCTCCCACGCCAAATCCAAGTGGACGCAACCAGTACAGGGCAAAAACACCCCGCCACCACCTTCCTAGGGGCCGCGCGGGTttcggcggtggcgaggtgagGGAGCAGTGATGGCAGCTGGTTTTTCGGGTCGCTGCACGTGTCGCCCGAGCGGGAGGCGACGTCGAGCCGTGTTGTAGATTCAAGACATAGATAAGATCTCACTGCTTAGTTTTCAAACATGACTTGCAAATTAAATAGAATATATAAAACAGTACTGACTTGCATAGATAAGATCTCATATACAAACGGATAACGAATGAACTTACTGCTCAGTGCTCACTATATATACGCCTggtttggttactcttgcttatttttagcacccgtcacatcaaatgtttagatactaattagaagtattaaacatagactatttacaaaacccggaggctaaacagcgggacgaatctattaagcctaattagtccatgatttgataatgtgttgctaagtaaacatttgctaatgatggattaattaggcttaatagattcgtctcgccatttagcctccacttatctaataggttttgtaaatagtctacgtttaatactcctaattagtatctaaacattcgatgtgacacgtgctaaaaataagcaaagggaaccaaccGTCCCCATAGTTACATTTGGTACATACTGTAACAATGTTTTCGAAACTCTATAAATCTTGTACAGAATCGTACTTCACTTTGGAAACGACTAAACGAATCTCGATATCTATACTTGCTGCTGCATCGCTATATGCATGAAGTAGAAGCTTACAGAATGGTGTTCTACTATTCTGTGTTTTGTGCTGTACGTATTAATGAATCTGGTTTGCTGCAACAGATCTGTAGCGGCCTGTAACACATCCGTGGCGGCTCTGTCGAGCGTCTGCTCAGACATCAGGCGTGAGCCAGTGGTATCCGTTGACGAAGCTCTTGCCGAGGAAGGGGCGGGCGGCGAAGTAGTCGAGCTCCCGCGCCCACGGGACGCCGTGCACGGCGTCGACGCCGGGGCCCCAGTTCCTGTACATCCCGAAGAACGCCGTCCTGCACGCCGCCGGTGAGGAGTTCGTTAGCAATCGTACAGGTTATTACCCGACCGGCCGGGGAATCGCAGTACGATGGAATGAAGCTGAACGTTAACAATTGCTTACATGCTCTTGTTGCTGGCATGGTCCCAGTCGTCCCATCCGCCGGGCGCGATGACGCTGTCGAAGTAGGTGTAGGCGTAGACTATGCGCGAGTACTGGCCCATGGCGCGGCCGACGTAGAGCCTCCCCGTGCCGGTGACCCGGCAGTTGACGAAGGCGAAGCCGGTGCGCTCGCAGGGGTCgtgccgcccgtgcgccgccaccgACCCGTACCGCTCCGCCGTCGACCGCAGCTCGCAGTCCTTGTACAGGGAGCGGGCGTTGCCGAAGACGAAGTCGATGGAGCCCTCGATGTAGCAGTCGCGGAAGTAGTGCCGCCCGGCGTCGTCGCACAGCGTGTCCTGCGCGCCGTAGAACCCGCACCCGAAGAAGAAGGCCTTGTCGCCGGAGATGCGGAAAGCCACCGCCTGCCCACCCTGCGTGCCGGGCATTGGTGCCGGAGCTGTGTTCTGCCAAAGCCAAACAAAAGAGCGCAACACGCCCAGTTAGTTGCATGCACCTATTCATTGTTAACTGAAATCTACCAAAATTTGTTGCTCGTCCAGGCAGCGAGCCACCGAAGCTGTAAAGAAGCCAATCCTCTCTGAAGCCTGCTGCTCCAAGTAAAACTCAACAAATACAAGACAGTAACATCTTGTAGTGAAAACATTATACGGATTCAAAATTTCAGAAGGAAAGGTAGCAAGGATTCACAGAGACGGCAGCAGCGTTTACAAGCCCAGACTTGTGACTCTGGAGGTGCTGTCACTTTGTCTGCTCCTGCACACCGTGCCCCTTTCCCCTGTGGCTGCACGCGCATCTCTTTTTCCCTGTGCGCCTTGTGACCTCGCGTACGATCGACGTTCTCATGGACCACTGGGCAAACGGGTGCTCACCTTGAAGCTGATGTTCTTAGCGGTGAAATAGTTAGAGAGGATGGTTACGGAGGCGGTGTTGTAGGTGCGGAGCGGCTGCCCGTCGGGGCCGGGGTCGCTGGCCCGGTCGTGCCACTGCACCACCGTCACGTCGCGCCCGGCGCCGTGGAACGTGATGTACGGCTTCGACGCCGGCACCAGCACCTTCTCTCTGCATTGTTCATGGTCGAACTTAAGCCAGTCAGCATATACAGCAAATAAGCTCAGAAAGCTAGATGAGCTATATGGGAGTGTCTGGCTTTACATGTAGGTGCCGGCGTTGATCTGCATGATGACGCGCACATTGTTGTTCACCGGCACGGAGTCGACGGCCTGCTGGATGGAGGTGaagtcgccggcgccgcccgcgtccACGACGACCTTCCGCACGCCCACCGGGTGCTTGTACCCGTGGCCGGAGGGCCTCGGGTACTCGCACTTGGTCGCCGCCTGGCACGCCGACGGCGGCAGGATGCCCGCGAGCGTGGCTAACAATACCAGCAAGAGGACGACGCGATCCATGCTGCTGCCTCGCTCGAGAGACTAAGACGACGACCTAAACGCTAGCTGATTCGTGTTGGCAATGCCCGTGCGAGAGTGACAAGGTACTTTGGTGTGTGCGTGTGCAGTGTGTCTGCGCTTAGCTTGTGTCTTGTGACTCTCTctagctagcttgctctcaCGGTCTCACCCTCTATATCTCTCTCTTCACATGCACAACATATGGTGAGAGCGAAGCAAGAGCTACACGAACACGAGCGAGAGGGTGCGGAATATATAGAGGTGGGAGAGAGGCGAGGAGCCAACGGGAATAATGGAGGCCAGAGACGGGAACGCTCCATTCGCTAGCTATACCTTGCAGCCGGTAGGTAGGTGTGATTTGGAACTTCTTGGCTTGGTCGGATGCCAACGGATGCTTTTCTTtgagatagtgtttggttcgttcTAAAGTAGCGTAAATGTAAAGGAATCAGATTACAGTATATTTGGTACGCGGAATGGGTGATTGCCCTCTGATTGCATTCTGGTAACGTAATTAGATTACGATGTTGGTGTTGTATCTTATTACGGTGAGGGAGAAGAGGttacaagcttgtatagatatgaTTTAGGTATAAGGAATTCGATTATAGccacaaccaaacatatgtaatgagATTCGTTACATTTACGTTACATTTTGAGCACACCACCTAAGTTTCACCTGCTAGGTTAATTAACTAACTAATACTAGAATGCACCTAACATATCTAACATATATAGGCGAGTGAGATTATTTACAGTTCTTTTATTAGTGTCCAGCAGTATTTGCAGGGCCTAATTAGATGTTCCAGCCGCTCACACAGCGTCGTTGTACCTTAGCTTTTGTTGTACTCGggtctactaattttttttttatgtgtgTTTGTTACTTGTCACCTTACTCTAATGGCAGGAGCTTCTTCGATCCTTGCATTTTTACTGCTGTTCCTGCACTGAACATGTGTTGGTCGGTACATCCTTGCACGTCGAGCATATAATTATTtgacacacagagagagagaagatAACTGAGCTTGTCAGATCACGCACAAACGATTGCACCCGCACCAATTAATATATTGATTTATCCTCTCTCTCGTTTTCTCTCCTTATACATATTTTTTGCTCAAGCTTAAATTTTGTATTAAACGATTGCACGATCTGTTTATCTATATTTTTTTGTTAGAATTTCCACAAACTTTTAGATGTAGTTTTCGTTCGTGGGGGCATGTAATAAAGTGGTGGGAAGAACACACACTGGATACTCTCTCCGTGTAACTGTTAACCTGTATACCTCAAAGCAACAAGCCAAGCGCACAGCCGTAGTGCAAACGTAGAAACCGCGCAGCGCGTGAGGACACGAGTGCGGCATATCAACTTTACCAAATCCCTGACGAGACTTATCCCCTTGCTACAGTATCGTCAAGCGGAAAGGGGCGATCCGGAGGCGAACAGGGTTCCCGACGGCGATTTCGCCGGTTCCCTTCCTCTCCGGCGGCCGGTCTGGcgccggagagggagaagaaCCGGGGAATCGACGCGCGGGTGTATATAGGGTAGATAGTTTAGAATCTATGCCTAGGGTttcctccccgtcgccggcgatggTGGAGATAGGgttgccgggagcggcggcggagctgctcCGAGGGCGAATAATCTTCTTCTCCGACCTCGAAGATGAGCCAGTCGTCTTCATCGGTGAAGTTTGTGGGATGCTAGTTTACCTCTCTTTTGGTTTTGCCGAAAGGTTCCCGTCGCTGCTTCCGTTCGATTTCGGTCGACTGAAGGAGGACATGGTGAATCTTTTGCGGCTCTTTTTCCATCTGCTGGCTGCTATCactggtggcctggtggagtgGATTCATGGGTTGCTGGATCTGGTTCTGCTTATGTCGGAGTTGTGCGCTGGAGCATCTTGGCTTCGATGGACCTCATCCATCGTCGAGGAAAGCGGAGATGATGCTGGATCGAGGGGACCGACGACTGATGCTCTTTTACCGAGAATCTCTTGCAGTTATCCAACGTTTGGAGTCCGTCCTTCGATTTGGATCGGGAAGATTGGTGGATCGATGCTTGAGTGTGCAATCCGGCGAACAGTTGGAAGGAGCCCGCAGCTCGTTCTGAGAAAGAAGATAAATAGTAGGGACCTTGTTGTAATTTCAGGGTTACTCAGGGTCTTTTCTGTAAGAATGGGATGTACTGTGCTCCCTTTTATCCTTTAATATATGTTATATCCCgttttcgggaaaaaaaaaaactttaccaAATCCCTGGACGATGGTCCTCAGGGCACCGCAATGGTTACAGAGATGCAGAGAGGAAACTTGGTACGCGCCTACTGAGAGCAGCAAAGATGAGTTAAAGATGAGATATCCGATGAATCAGTTTTCATACCTacttttctaaaattttatgaACCCCACAATTTAAGATTTTTTAATCACATCTCTCACTGCACTCTATGTTCATGGCCGCACGGACGGCCACCTCCACTAGCCGCAGCTCCCGACCAGCGGGGCCTGGACACGCACCAGCTCCCGCCACCCCCTCCGTGCTGGCCCCTCTACCAGGCACCTAGGCCCACCCGCGGCTTGCCTCCTTGCCCACATGCCGTCCTCGCCGACCATAGctgcctccccgcgccgccgtggtGGGACTCGTGATGACGGCCTGATGCCCTACCTCCGCACACACTGGGGCTCGTCAGTGATGCCGTCCGCGCGCCCATGGCTCGTCGAAGCAGCTGCCAACGGCATAGCCCGGGAAGCTCGGCTGCGCGGCGGCCAACAGCGAGGCATGCGGGGCTCGTGGTGCTTGGCCTGGCGATGAGGCGAGGATGCCGAGCTTGACGATGTTGCAGCCGACCTGTGCGCCGCGGCGTCCGAGCACCTGCGGCTTCGTCAAGCCACGACTGCCAGCGGAGCCCGCGAGGCTCCACGGGTCACCACTGCCTGCCCGCCCTAGCTCTCGCGGAGTCCGTCCGCAGCGAGCTCACCCCACCCCTCAGCCGCATCCGCTACCTGCGACCCCCGTACGGCCGCACCGGCGGCCCTTCCCACCCCTCCAGCTGCGTCTGCACCCCGCTCGCTGGCCGCTGCCTGCGACGTCACCTACATTGGCATCCCCTCCCACCCCCGTGCCCATGGTGCCACGACCGAGATGCCTCCCGACGGATCCCGTGGCAGCCGCGCCCCTCCCTGGTCCCTGCGACGAGTCAAGCGAGCTGCGCTCACTGGCCGCTCCAACCTGTGCTCTCTGGCCGCGCCAGCCGCGCCTTGCGCTCACCGGCCGCTCTTCGACCGTGAGGCAGAGGATgcgaagaaagaagaaaggataaACACGTGGTGGGGCCCGCTCAGCACAGAGGCGCGTGCTAGCAGCTCTTGCCACATCTAGCGAcactttcttctctctcctcttttctcTTTCCTACGTGGAGGCTTATAGAGAGTCTATCGACATCCACTACGGGTGCCCTCATCGATGAAGGTGGGCGCGGGGCCCTTCGGGAAAGGGTAGATCGGATGGGGACACGAGCGTACACGGACAGAATGCTTGCAGCTGCGCAGAGAGCGTGCGAGAGCCCTGCCAGCACGCCGCGGATGGAACAAAAACGACTGCAGCGTGCCGCCGATTTCGTCACAGTAGAGGCCCGAGAAATGCCACCGCAAGGCACGAGATAGAACCGTACGAACCCTCCCTTCGTCACATACACGGTCGCTGGGTCGCGCCCACGGCATACTACAAGAGCCGCAGGGCGCACTGGAACCGGAGTGATCAGACTAATAAACTAATTGATCCGCGGAGAACCTTAAACAACAGCAATGATCCAAGGGTTAACGTACGCGCGCgcgtgccggccggccgccgtgccCACGCATAAATGGCACCGCGCGCACATGCATGCGGGCATGCCCGAACGCACGCCgcgggcgcgagcgagacggcgAGAGCACGGCGGCCCAAAAAAGGCCCCTCTTGCCTTGGGAGCCGCGCGCGGGGCGCGGCGTCCGGCGTGCGCTGTGACCTGTGGCctgtggccgtggccggccggcatCGGCATGATGACGGTGTACCCCCACCGGAACCCGGCCGCAAATAGCAAAGTCAAGGCGCTTTTAATTTCTGTCCGTGCTTCATTCTCTTTGTAGTAGCTGATGATTGTTTGTAGATGAGATGAGAGTAGTTCGGGGGTAGTATTAAAAGGCTAACCTTTCCATCGTTCATCTTTGTTCTCTTTTGGGTCCTCGTTCGCTCCTAATCACGTCTGGTCTGCGTCGTCGGGTATACTTCCCAGTTTGTCTGCTGATCTGATGAGGGACCACATATGCATGGTGctgtgtcaaaaaaaaaaacgggtATCTGCATGCTGCAGTGTGCATGCACTGACAGCAGTAGTAAACCTCGCCTTTTCGGGTTGGATCCATGCATCCTGCTTTTTACAGTGCAATGCAGACCTTGGATCGGTGAATATTCATCTGTAGCGTGCTACGTTCGTGAAGCTGCTCCATCTACTGCGTGCCTTACCACTGGTTAACGCGCTGCTGCATTGTTCCGGACTAGCTAGCAGCTTGCCAGCTTGTACTGTGCGTGGCACCTCTTTCAGCTACGTTCCAAGAATAACGTTACACACGCACCAGATGCAGCCGAGATCAGGCCGCAGAAGGGCCGGAAATCCTCGCAAGAGGACGCGACACCCGTACCGCTTCTCGATGGATGCTGTTTGCTTGTTTGGGCGGCTGCGAGGGTTGTGACGGTGCACTCCAGCAAGACTGCAAGAGGCCGCCAGGCGCGGGCGGCATGCACCGGCGGCACCGCGCGGGGCAGCTAGGCAAGCGCAACGGTCACTTGGCAGGGCGGCCGCGTTCGGGAGCCCGCCCGGCCGGCAAGGCGGGCGCGGCAAGCCAGCCGGGCGAGCACGGGCgcacggcgcgcgcggcggttgTCGTCTGATCGTCTCGTCCCATCCCGTGCGAACGGGCGggcgctgcgccgccgcggcgtggcCTACTACAGTGACGTGATGACAGCTCGCGCGCGGATTCTGGACGGTAGCAGAGCGTCGCGTTGCGTGGCCCTAGCCTGGAGGATTTTAAACGTTGGGAACTGTCGGGTGGCGAGAATGACACATCGGACTAGAGGAATCGGAGCTCCCCGATGGAGACAAGGTTGTAGGAGGGGAGGACGAGGACCACTTTATTACATGCTGTTGGCCTCGCTTTTGGTCGATCGATACACTACTCCAGGCCCTCTAGTACACTGAAATGAAAATCCTATTCGCAGAAAATGCCATTTGAAAACGCTGCAGCCTCTCTCTAGTTGTGCACGAAACACATGCAGTGTCGCAGGTGATGATGCAATGCAACATCGTGGTAACAGACTAACAGTTGCACATAGCCTAGAAGTGCAAGTGCAGagcacgtgtgtgtgtgtgttggggggggggggggggggggggggggggggggcgggcgggggcgcgggcgctGGACGTCAATGAGGTGCGCGGTTGGGGATTGGATTGAAGTAACTTGCGGACAGGAGATAACCGCTTATTTATTAGCCTGACAGCAACAACATTTGTCACATCTAACGTTCTTGTCAAGATGAAGCTAAGCTCAGGTGATCGAATGCTGTGCAGCCATACTTGCAAAAGCTTTGCTTTGTAGTTTGCAGCGTCGCCACCCCGTGACCTGTCAGACAGACAGGTTTGCCCAGGTCATGTGATGTGGTGTACGTATTCGACTCCCAGACAACGCCTCATCTTGGTAAATGGAAGGTTCACACATGCAGCAGAATGTCGTCATTCGAACTCTCCAAAgttcaaggaaaagaaaaacagcgTTATATCAACACAATTATACCACAGTAAAAAACCAAACAGAGAGCAGCGTTTCCAACAGCAGTGTGCCAGTGTCTGATCTTTCAACCCTTTTCTTCATTGGTGAACGGTTATGGAACTGATCGTATCACTTACAGCAAAGCCAAAAATGTGTTGGCTTTTCAGAGGAACAGTAATTCTAATAACCAAAATTTGCAACCTGTCAGTTCCTCTGCAGTTCCTCACCAATTCgacccccctcctccccctgtaTATCACCTACATGTCTAAGACAACAACAATCATGGGTCCCAGAGGTTTCCAAAAGGTACAACAACTCTAGCTCCCAGAGGCTGCAGTTCTTAGTTGTACAACTAAATTGGCCATCAGAATGCCAACGTGAATGGGGATTAGCTGTTCAAACCGAACCACAACTGAAGTCATCAACCATTGTATCTGCCCTGTCCACCTCAGTAGAGCTTCGTGAACTCAGCGTTTTGGTTAGGTTCTCCGAGCCTGAAGGCATCCCTCTCGACCAGGACCTGTAACGAGCTCATTGTCTTGACCAAAGATGCCCAGATCAAGGGCGCGCAGCAGAATGCGTACACAAACACCGCTAAGGCCCTGACGACACCGTTTAGATACCATGGGAAAGACATCACCAAGAGAGTGCCAATGATCCCGAACCACGTCGTGAGGACGGAGAGTGGGTGGAGGAGGAATATGTTGATCACAATGGAAGAAAGTGAGAAAGAACCGAGCAGGTACAGAGGCCATCCAAGCAGCGGATGCACAGTTCTTGGGATGATGAAGAAGGGAATGGTGTAAGCTGCGAGTATGGACCATGCTGCCACTACTCTGAGCAGGGAGAGCAAGAACATAGTGCTTTTCTCCATTCTTCTGTTGTAGCACATCTTGGACAAGCTAGGGCGTGCCAGTCGAGTCACTGCTATGACTCCAACGTACAGTACAGCCTGAATTAATGCCACTGGTATCTCCGACGAGTACCTGTTTTGCATCACATTACCATGTCATCAAAAAAACAGAACAAAAACATATGTTCAGTGTTACAGAATGTAAAAGTTAGCATCCTCAACCAGCATGACCCCCCACAACCCCTACTTAATGCAGTTATATTATACTTTATCCTTAATTATGGAAACCCCCTACTTTGTGGAACATTCTATTAACAAAGATAGAAAAGAACATGACGATTGCTTTGCCGTATGCAACTTTATCCTAAAAGACAAAAGCCATGGTAATGTTTTTTCCCCATTCATCTTTATCCTAAAGATTTCTTCACGACATGTCACCAACCACATCAGGATATAATAACATGAATGACAACATCATCCATCATGGCATCCTTATCTGGTTCTGTAGGATGGTGCTAAGGTTATTTGAGCATGCAGATGAAATAAGCAGTAGAAAATGGAAAAGCTAAAGAAACTACTCACCCTAGGTTTTCACGACGTTGTTCATGCCAAGAGAGCCCCAAAGGTAAAACAGGCCAAGACCACCAATACCATGGCTTAAACCATGGAGCACTTGGAAATGTAATCACACTGTTTGGCCCACATGGAATACTCCAGCGAAGCTTCAGATCTGAAAGGTGTAATCTGTTAGTATAAACCAGCAAAATGGATGTGAATGTGGAATAATCATACTGTTACTCTTACTCACAGTAGTAAGATGCATCCATCTGGTAGCCTAGAGGGAGGCGATAAGTACCCTCAAGTTTGGTACCATTAGCTGGTGGATGGAACATTGGCTGATCAAGCAAGTCCGGGAAATAACTAGCAAGGAAGCCTTGGTCTGCACCATCTGGGTTTTCACGTCCAACAGCTAGCTCATGTAGCATATTCTTAAAAACATCCATTGAAGGCTGGAAacaaaatgaagttgaaaaagaagtgTTGCTGAGGACATCAAATTCAAATGTAATAAAAATGAACCAAATTCCTGAGAATTGCTAATAAGTATTCAGGCAAAATAAACTGCATCGAACTCCTTAAGTACTGAACCaactgaaaaaaaattcaatacTAAGCAAAGAATCAATTATCACACAG
This portion of the Setaria viridis chromosome 7, Setaria_viridis_v4.0, whole genome shotgun sequence genome encodes:
- the LOC117865839 gene encoding probable pectinesterase 68, which encodes MDRVVLLLVLLATLAGILPPSACQAATKCEYPRPSGHGYKHPVGVRKVVVDAGGAGDFTSIQQAVDSVPVNNNVRVIMQINAGTYIEKVLVPASKPYITFHGAGRDVTVVQWHDRASDPGPDGQPLRTYNTASVTILSNYFTAKNISFKNTAPAPMPGTQGGQAVAFRISGDKAFFFGCGFYGAQDTLCDDAGRHYFRDCYIEGSIDFVFGNARSLYKDCELRSTAERYGSVAAHGRHDPCERTGFAFVNCRVTGTGRLYVGRAMGQYSRIVYAYTYFDSVIAPGGWDDWDHASNKSMTAFFGMYRNWGPGVDAVHGVPWARELDYFAARPFLGKSFVNGYHWLTPDV
- the LOC117864523 gene encoding putative glucuronosyltransferase PGSIP8, yielding MGWSVGLWWLVAAAVAVVVGAEGEVAVGVAAPPRRHAYAAMMYMGTPRDYEFYVATRVMMRSLGRLSASADRVVIASLDVPPRWVQALKDDGVKVVSVENLKNPYEKQENFNMRFKLTLNKLYAWSLVSYERVVMLDSDNIFLQNTDELFQCGQFCAVFINPCIFHTGLFVLQPSMDVFKNMLHELAVGRENPDGADQGFLASYFPDLLDQPMFHPPANGTKLEGTYRLPLGYQMDASYYYLKLRWSIPCGPNSVITFPSAPWFKPWYWWSWPVLPLGLSWHEQRRENLGYSSEIPVALIQAVLYVGVIAVTRLARPSLSKMCYNRRMEKSTMFLLSLLRVVAAWSILAAYTIPFFIIPRTVHPLLGWPLYLLGSFSLSSIVINIFLLHPLSVLTTWFGIIGTLLVMSFPWYLNGVVRALAVFVYAFCCAPLIWASLVKTMSSLQVLVERDAFRLGEPNQNAEFTKLY